The following coding sequences lie in one Cronobacter universalis NCTC 9529 genomic window:
- the cfa gene encoding cyclopropane fatty acyl phospholipid synthase has translation MSSSCIEEVSIPDNHWYRIATELLSRAGIAVNGSAPSDIQVKNPDFFKRVLQEGSLGLGESYMDGWWECERLDLFFTKVLRAGLEDQLPHHLKDTLRILGARLFNLQSKKRAWIVGKEHYDLGNDLFSRMLDPYMQYSCGYWKEADNLEDAQQAKLKLICEKLQLKPGMTLLDIGCGWGGLAAYAARHYGVSVTGVTISAEQRKMAQERCEGLDVTILLQDYRDLDSQFDRIVSVGMFEHVGPKNYATYFDVADRNLKPDGLFLLHTIGSRKTDNNVDPWIDKYIFPNGCLPSARQIAAASEPHFVMEDWHNFGADYDKTLMAWYARFLSAWPEIADNYSERFKRMFTYYLNACAGAFRARDIQLWQVVFSRGVENGLRVAR, from the coding sequence ATGAGTTCATCGTGTATAGAAGAAGTCAGCATACCGGACAACCACTGGTATCGCATCGCAACTGAACTGCTCAGCCGGGCCGGGATCGCCGTTAACGGCAGCGCCCCTTCCGACATTCAGGTGAAAAATCCTGACTTTTTTAAACGTGTGTTACAGGAAGGCTCTCTCGGTCTTGGCGAAAGCTATATGGACGGCTGGTGGGAGTGCGAGCGTCTCGATCTCTTCTTCACCAAAGTGCTGCGCGCAGGGCTTGAAGACCAGCTGCCGCACCATCTGAAAGACACGCTGCGCATTCTCGGCGCCCGTCTGTTTAATCTGCAGTCGAAAAAGCGCGCCTGGATTGTCGGCAAAGAGCATTACGATCTCGGCAACGATCTCTTCAGCCGGATGCTCGACCCGTATATGCAGTACTCCTGCGGCTACTGGAAAGAGGCCGATAACCTTGAGGACGCCCAGCAGGCGAAGTTAAAACTTATCTGCGAAAAGCTTCAGCTTAAGCCCGGCATGACGCTGCTGGATATCGGCTGCGGCTGGGGCGGTCTGGCAGCATATGCCGCGCGGCATTATGGCGTGTCGGTCACTGGCGTGACCATTTCCGCCGAGCAGCGGAAAATGGCGCAGGAACGCTGCGAGGGGCTGGACGTCACCATTCTCTTGCAGGATTACCGCGATCTCGATTCCCAGTTTGACCGCATCGTGTCGGTGGGCATGTTCGAACATGTCGGGCCGAAAAACTACGCCACCTATTTTGATGTTGCCGACCGCAATCTCAAACCTGACGGGCTTTTCCTGCTGCATACCATCGGCTCGCGGAAAACGGATAACAACGTCGATCCGTGGATCGACAAGTACATCTTCCCGAACGGCTGCCTGCCGTCGGCGCGCCAGATTGCGGCCGCCAGCGAGCCGCACTTCGTGATGGAAGACTGGCATAACTTTGGCGCGGACTACGATAAAACGCTGATGGCCTGGTATGCGCGTTTTCTCTCGGCCTGGCCGGAAATTGCTGATAACTACTCCGAGCGGTTTAAACGTATGTTTACCTATTATCTCAACGCCTGCGCGGGCGCATTTCGCGCGCGGGATATCCAGCTGTGGCAGGTGGTTTTTAGCCGCGGCGTGGAAAACGGCCTGCGCGTCGCCCGTTAA
- the punC gene encoding purine nucleoside transporter PunC, with protein MRPDKGFLCWLAGLSVLGFLATDMYLPAFAVIEADLHTAPSAISASLSLFLAGFALAQLAWGPLSDRFGRRPVLLAGLGIFALACLGTVWVETAGALLALRFLQAVGVCSAAVSWQALVTDRYPAQQARRIFATIMPLVGLSPALAPLLGSWILNHFSWQAIFVVLFAITVLLMIPALRLPSGAPQGNKGGEPLSFMMLLRSRVYSGNVLIYAACSASFFAWLTGSPFILHEMGYSPAVTGLSYVPQTIAFLIGGYGCRSALQKWQGETLLPWLLAGFALSVIATWLVGLSETVTLTTLLIPFCLMAMVNGAIYPIVVAAALLPFPQATGRAAALQNTLQLGLCFVASLAVSWLVATPLLSTTSVMLATVLLAGLGFLLRGRRRVTASSAA; from the coding sequence ATGCGACCTGATAAAGGATTTCTTTGCTGGCTGGCCGGGCTGAGCGTGCTCGGCTTTCTGGCGACGGATATGTACCTGCCCGCGTTCGCCGTCATCGAGGCGGATTTACACACGGCGCCCTCGGCTATCAGCGCCTCGCTGAGCCTGTTCCTGGCGGGATTCGCGCTGGCGCAGCTGGCCTGGGGACCGCTCTCTGACCGTTTTGGCCGCCGTCCGGTACTGCTGGCGGGGCTGGGGATTTTCGCGCTTGCCTGCCTTGGCACCGTCTGGGTAGAGACCGCAGGCGCGCTGCTGGCGCTGCGTTTTCTTCAGGCCGTGGGCGTCTGCTCCGCCGCAGTGAGCTGGCAGGCGCTGGTGACCGACCGCTACCCGGCGCAGCAGGCGCGCCGTATCTTCGCGACCATCATGCCGCTGGTGGGCCTCTCTCCGGCGCTGGCGCCGCTGCTCGGCAGCTGGATCCTGAATCACTTTTCGTGGCAGGCGATTTTTGTAGTGTTGTTTGCCATCACGGTACTGCTGATGATCCCGGCGCTGCGCCTGCCTTCCGGCGCGCCGCAAGGCAATAAAGGCGGCGAACCGCTGAGCTTTATGATGCTGCTGCGCTCGCGCGTCTACAGCGGCAATGTGTTGATTTATGCCGCCTGCTCCGCCAGCTTTTTCGCCTGGCTCACCGGCTCGCCGTTTATCCTGCATGAGATGGGCTACAGCCCGGCGGTGACAGGACTGAGCTATGTGCCGCAAACCATCGCGTTCCTCATTGGCGGTTACGGCTGCCGTAGCGCGCTGCAAAAATGGCAGGGCGAAACCCTGCTGCCGTGGCTGCTGGCAGGCTTCGCGCTGAGCGTTATCGCCACCTGGCTTGTGGGATTAAGCGAGACGGTTACGCTCACCACGCTGCTTATCCCCTTCTGTCTGATGGCGATGGTGAACGGCGCAATTTATCCGATCGTGGTCGCCGCCGCGCTGCTGCCGTTCCCGCAGGCCACCGGACGCGCCGCCGCGCTGCAAAACACGCTCCAGCTGGGGCTCTGTTTTGTGGCAAGCCTGGCGGTGTCATGGCTGGTCGCCACCCCGCTGCTGTCGACCACCAGCGTCATGCTGGCGACCGTACTGCTGGCCGGTCTTGGCTTCCTGCTGCGCGGGCGTCGTCGGGTCACAGCGTCATCAGCCGCGTGA
- the punR gene encoding DNA-binding transcriptional activator PunR, giving the protein MWSEYSLEVVDAVARTGSFTAAAAELHRVPSAVSYTVRQLEEWLAVSLFERRHRDVVLTPAGAWFLREGRSVIKKMMITRQQCQQIANGWRGQLSIAVDNIVRPERTRRLVLDFYRHFSDVELQVSQEVFNGVWDALADGRVELAIGATQAIPVGGRFAFRDMGMLSWRCVVAHHHPLAQRDGALSDDRLRDYPSLVLEDTSRSLPKRITWLLDNQRRVVVPDWHCAADALSEGLCIGMVPTHFAKPWLDSGEWHALTLENPFPDAACCLTWRQSDASPALRWLLDYLGDSETLNKEWLREPQ; this is encoded by the coding sequence ATGTGGTCTGAATATTCTCTGGAAGTCGTCGACGCCGTGGCGCGCACCGGCAGCTTCACCGCGGCGGCGGCGGAACTGCACCGCGTGCCTTCTGCCGTCAGCTATACGGTGCGCCAGCTGGAGGAGTGGCTTGCGGTGTCGCTCTTCGAGCGCCGCCATCGCGATGTGGTCCTGACGCCCGCGGGCGCCTGGTTTTTGCGCGAGGGGCGTTCTGTCATCAAAAAAATGATGATCACCCGTCAGCAGTGCCAGCAGATCGCCAACGGCTGGCGAGGACAGCTCTCCATCGCGGTGGACAACATCGTGCGTCCGGAACGCACCCGCCGTCTGGTGCTCGATTTCTACCGGCACTTTTCCGATGTCGAATTGCAGGTGTCGCAGGAGGTGTTTAACGGCGTCTGGGACGCGCTGGCGGACGGGCGCGTGGAACTCGCCATCGGCGCGACACAGGCGATCCCGGTCGGCGGGCGCTTCGCGTTTCGCGATATGGGCATGCTGAGCTGGCGCTGCGTGGTGGCGCATCATCACCCGCTGGCGCAGCGCGACGGCGCGCTCAGCGACGACAGGCTGCGCGATTACCCGTCGCTGGTGCTGGAAGACACCTCGCGATCGCTGCCCAAACGCATCACCTGGCTGCTGGATAACCAGCGGCGCGTGGTGGTGCCGGACTGGCACTGCGCCGCCGATGCGCTGAGCGAAGGGCTCTGTATCGGCATGGTGCCGACGCACTTCGCGAAGCCGTGGCTCGATAGCGGGGAGTGGCATGCGCTGACGCTGGAAAACCCGTTCCCGGACGCCGCCTGCTGCCTGACGTGGCGACAAAGCGATGCCTCGCCCGCGCTGCGCTGGCTGCTCGATTATCTGGGGGACAGTGAAACGCTGAACAAGGAGTGGCTGCGGGAGCCGCAGTAA
- the purR gene encoding HTH-type transcriptional repressor PurR encodes MATIKDVAKRANVSTTTVSHVINKTRFVAEETRNAVWAAIKELHYSPSAVARSLKVNHTKSIGLLATSSEAPYFAEIIEAVENSCFAKGYTLILGNAHNNLEKQRAYLSMMAQKRVDGLLVMCSEYPEPLLATLEEYRHIPMVVMDWGEAKADFTDSVIDNAFQGGYLAGRYLIERGHRDIGVIPGQLERNTGVGRFSGFMKALEEAAIKVPENWIVQGDFEPESGYRAMQQILSQPQRPTAIFCGGDIMAMGAICAADEMGLRVPQDISIIGYDNVRNARFFSPALTTIHQPKETLGQTAFNMLLDRIVNKREESQTIEVHPRLIERRSVADGPFRDYRR; translated from the coding sequence ATGGCAACAATTAAAGACGTCGCGAAGCGAGCCAACGTTTCCACAACAACAGTCTCACATGTAATTAACAAAACCCGTTTTGTGGCGGAAGAGACGCGCAACGCGGTATGGGCGGCTATCAAAGAATTACACTATTCGCCAAGCGCCGTGGCGCGCAGCCTGAAGGTGAACCATACCAAGTCTATCGGGCTGCTGGCGACCAGTAGCGAAGCGCCCTATTTCGCCGAAATCATCGAAGCGGTTGAGAACAGCTGCTTTGCGAAAGGCTATACGTTGATCCTCGGCAACGCGCATAACAATCTGGAAAAGCAGCGCGCGTACCTGTCGATGATGGCGCAAAAGCGCGTCGACGGCCTGCTGGTGATGTGTTCGGAATACCCGGAGCCGCTACTCGCCACGCTCGAAGAGTACCGTCATATCCCGATGGTGGTGATGGACTGGGGCGAAGCGAAAGCGGATTTCACCGACTCGGTTATCGATAACGCGTTTCAGGGCGGTTATCTCGCCGGGCGTTACCTTATCGAGCGCGGCCATCGCGATATCGGCGTTATTCCGGGGCAGCTTGAGCGCAACACCGGCGTCGGGCGTTTTTCCGGCTTTATGAAAGCGCTGGAAGAAGCGGCCATCAAAGTGCCGGAAAACTGGATCGTGCAGGGCGATTTCGAGCCGGAATCCGGTTATCGCGCCATGCAGCAGATCCTCTCGCAGCCGCAGCGCCCCACCGCCATCTTCTGCGGCGGCGATATTATGGCGATGGGCGCTATCTGCGCCGCGGATGAGATGGGTCTGCGCGTGCCGCAGGATATTTCGATTATCGGCTACGACAACGTGCGTAACGCCCGCTTCTTCAGCCCGGCGCTGACGACGATCCATCAGCCGAAGGAGACGCTGGGCCAGACCGCGTTCAATATGCTGCTCGACCGCATCGTCAACAAGCGCGAAGAGTCGCAGACCATCGAGGTGCATCCGCGCCTGATCGAACGCCGCTCGGTGGCGGACGGCCCGTTCCGCGACTATCGCCGTTAA
- the cydH gene encoding cytochrome bd-I oxidase subunit CydH, with the protein MSTDLKFSLVTTLVVLGLIVAGAFTAILH; encoded by the coding sequence ATGAGTACCGATCTGAAATTTTCGCTGGTCACTACGCTTGTTGTACTGGGCCTGATTGTGGCGGGCGCTTTTACCGCCATCCTGCATTAA
- a CDS encoding MFS transporter, whose amino-acid sequence MKVNFPLLALAIGAFGIGTTEFSPMGLLPVIANGVNVSIPAAGMLISAYAVGVMVGAPLMTLLLSHRARRSALIFLMAIFTLGNVLSALAPDYMTLMASRILTSLNHGAFFGLGSVVAASVVPKHKQASAVATMFMGLTIANIGGVPAATWLGETIGWRMSFLATAGLGLVAMASLWFSLPKGGSGERPDVKSELAVLMRPQVVSALLTTVLGAGAMFTLYTYIAPVLHHITDASAAFVTAMLVLIGVGFSIGNYLGGRLADRSVSGTLKGFLMLLIVIMAAIPWLAKTEIGAAVSMVVWGAATFAVVPPLQMRVMRVASEAPGLSSSVNIGAFNLGNALGAAAGGAVIHAGFGYSVVPVMGALIAALGLLLVLLSSRREAQTACSAE is encoded by the coding sequence ATGAAAGTCAACTTCCCGTTACTGGCACTGGCTATTGGTGCTTTTGGCATTGGCACGACCGAGTTTTCCCCGATGGGGCTGTTGCCGGTAATAGCCAACGGCGTCAACGTCTCGATTCCGGCCGCCGGTATGCTGATCAGCGCCTACGCGGTTGGCGTGATGGTGGGGGCGCCGCTGATGACGCTTTTGCTGTCGCACCGCGCGCGACGCAGCGCGCTGATTTTCCTGATGGCGATTTTTACGCTCGGCAATGTGCTCTCGGCGCTGGCGCCGGATTACATGACGCTGATGGCCTCGCGTATTCTCACCAGCCTTAACCACGGGGCGTTCTTCGGGCTCGGCTCAGTCGTTGCGGCAAGCGTGGTGCCGAAGCATAAACAGGCGAGCGCCGTCGCGACGATGTTTATGGGCCTGACCATCGCCAATATCGGCGGCGTGCCGGCGGCGACCTGGCTTGGCGAAACCATCGGCTGGCGAATGTCGTTTCTGGCGACCGCCGGTCTTGGGCTGGTGGCGATGGCGAGCCTCTGGTTCTCCCTGCCGAAAGGCGGCAGCGGCGAGCGTCCGGATGTGAAAAGCGAACTGGCGGTGCTGATGCGTCCGCAGGTAGTCAGCGCGTTGCTGACCACGGTGCTCGGCGCGGGCGCGATGTTTACGCTCTATACCTATATCGCGCCTGTTCTGCATCATATTACTGACGCCAGCGCGGCGTTCGTCACCGCCATGCTGGTGCTGATTGGCGTCGGTTTTTCCATCGGCAACTATCTGGGCGGCCGCCTGGCGGACCGCTCGGTGAGCGGCACACTGAAAGGCTTCCTGATGCTGCTTATCGTCATTATGGCGGCGATCCCGTGGCTTGCGAAAACGGAGATCGGCGCGGCAGTGAGTATGGTGGTTTGGGGGGCGGCGACGTTCGCCGTGGTGCCGCCGCTGCAGATGCGCGTGATGCGCGTCGCCAGCGAAGCGCCGGGCCTGTCGTCATCGGTCAATATCGGGGCGTTTAACCTTGGCAACGCGCTTGGCGCGGCGGCAGGCGGCGCGGTCATTCACGCCGGCTTCGGCTATAGCGTGGTGCCGGTGATGGGCGCGCTGATTGCCGCACTTGGCCTGCTGCTGGTGCTGCTTTCCAGCCGTCGCGAGGCGCAAACGGCGTGCAGCGCTGAATAA